The following are encoded in a window of Blastopirellula marina genomic DNA:
- the ubiE gene encoding bifunctional demethylmenaquinone methyltransferase/2-methoxy-6-polyprenyl-1,4-benzoquinol methylase UbiE encodes MAIDKSGTRVKQMFSEIAGNYDRMNHLLSMNIDKYWRWRTVKIVPPTGDSPILDVCTGTGDLALAYYKAAGGKVQVEATDFCPEMLEVGEVKKQKLGINGQVRFQEADTQHLPFEDNTFQIVSVAFGLRNVADTDLGLKEMARVCHPGGKVAVLEFSQPRYQPFRGVYQFYFKNILPRVGQALAKNKQDAYKYLPDSVGEFPHGEALAERMRAAGLKDVFYKPFTFGVATLYVGTK; translated from the coding sequence ATGGCGATCGACAAATCGGGGACACGCGTTAAGCAAATGTTCTCGGAAATCGCGGGCAATTACGACCGCATGAACCATCTCTTGTCGATGAATATCGATAAGTACTGGCGTTGGCGGACCGTTAAAATCGTCCCCCCGACTGGTGATAGCCCTATTCTGGACGTCTGCACCGGCACCGGCGACCTGGCTCTAGCCTATTACAAAGCAGCCGGCGGCAAAGTCCAGGTCGAGGCGACCGACTTTTGCCCCGAAATGCTCGAGGTGGGGGAAGTCAAGAAGCAAAAACTGGGCATCAATGGCCAGGTTCGCTTCCAAGAGGCCGACACGCAGCACCTTCCCTTCGAGGACAACACGTTTCAGATCGTATCCGTTGCGTTTGGCCTTCGGAACGTAGCCGATACCGACCTGGGGCTGAAAGAGATGGCACGCGTCTGCCACCCTGGCGGAAAGGTCGCCGTGCTGGAATTCTCGCAGCCCCGCTATCAGCCGTTTCGTGGGGTGTATCAGTTCTACTTCAAGAACATCCTTCCCCGGGTCGGTCAGGCCTTGGCGAAGAACAAGCAAGATGCCTACAAGTATCTGCCAGACAGCGTCGGCGAATTCCCTCATGGCGAAGCCCTGGCCGAGCGCATGCGGGCAGCCGGTCTGAAGGATGTCTTCTACAAGCCGTTCACCTTTGGCGTGGCAACTTTGTACGTGGGGACGAAATGA
- the rpmE gene encoding 50S ribosomal protein L31 has translation MKENIHPKYNETVVKCGCGNTFSTRSTRKEIVVDVCNVCHPFYSGKERFVDSGGRIEKFKNKFAGNYASLSKKKK, from the coding sequence ATGAAAGAAAACATCCACCCTAAGTACAACGAAACCGTCGTCAAATGCGGTTGTGGCAATACGTTCAGCACGCGCAGCACTCGAAAGGAAATCGTGGTCGACGTTTGTAACGTGTGCCATCCTTTCTACTCCGGTAAGGAACGCTTCGTCGACTCGGGCGGCCGTATCGAGAAGTTCAAGAACAAGTTCGCTGGCAACTACGCCAGTCTGTCGAAGAAGAAGAAGTAG